The Toxorhynchites rutilus septentrionalis strain SRP chromosome 3, ASM2978413v1, whole genome shotgun sequence genome includes a region encoding these proteins:
- the LOC129779091 gene encoding 39S ribosomal protein L34, mitochondrial, translated as MALVRSFQMLIPLVIPKAPMHCLAGSLANTLTEAAAGGAWSKLSTRTVIRNQFPRARETKRVRVHGWWKRMSTPEGRRTLMRRILRGRHVLSH; from the exons ATGGCTTTGGTGCGATCCTTTCA GATGCTCATTCCACTAGTGATACCGAAAGCCCCAATGCACTGCTTAGCCGGTAGCCTAGCGAATACATTGACGGAAGCTGCTGCCGGAGGGGCATGGTCAAAACTATCCACAAGAACTGTTATTCGAAACCAATTCCCAAGAGCACGAGAAACGAAACGTGTTCGTGTGCATGGTTGGTGGAAGCGTATGTCTACTCCGGAAGGACGCCGTACTTTGATGAGGAGAATCCTCAGAGGACGACATGTTTTGTCACACTAG